One part of the Dyadobacter sp. 676 genome encodes these proteins:
- a CDS encoding RagB/SusD family nutrient uptake outer membrane protein: protein MKRIKYTISLALLALTLCATSCNEDFLENDIKSRLTDDMQWASEGNADLFLNDIYAALSNKWNSPDNLDNFTDDNDAGFYWKSYSWRQGIVDPAVNNGTPMDHANGNATDYASWAAGFLKIRKCNLFIQKVTENAANFSEAYRKKRIDEVRFLRAYYYSEMFMHLGGLPIITEVLDRNTMGEEELYRPRATFEETFDFITKELGEIVANKALPVKYNNGDADAGRATLGAALALKGWLELYVASPAFNAATPAAGPDPNKLVGFGNYDPKRWATAAATNKQFIDTYGGTYALFPDINAFWWEKNEYNSEVIWDRQVVAVIMGSNYEQYGGPVWIDGVYYTWGNYCPTQELVDQFAMANGKVITDPTSGYDPQNPYVNREKRFYDFIVYDGAPYKQDWMAKTDTIYTRIDKVRPSKNQIDFGTDDVGNTGYYFKKKINPLKPRGGAASGQNYVYYRYAEVLLNYAEAQNEAAGPDASVYSAVNAIRKRSNLPELPAGLTKETMRQAIRRERRVELCFEAKRFYDIIRWVIAEDVMNKDFHGMKITNTSPDDNKGKWVYEVIGLNHPHVFHKKMYMNPVPQPVVDQNKKIIQNPGY from the coding sequence ATGAAAAGAATAAAATATACCATTTCGCTCGCATTGCTGGCCCTGACCCTGTGCGCGACTTCCTGCAATGAGGATTTTCTTGAAAACGATATCAAGAGCCGTTTGACCGACGATATGCAATGGGCCTCGGAAGGCAATGCGGACCTTTTTCTGAACGACATTTACGCCGCATTATCCAACAAATGGAACTCGCCCGACAATCTCGACAACTTCACCGACGACAACGACGCGGGCTTCTACTGGAAGTCGTATTCGTGGCGGCAGGGGATCGTGGACCCGGCGGTGAATAACGGCACGCCCATGGACCACGCCAACGGCAATGCGACCGACTATGCGTCGTGGGCGGCAGGGTTTCTGAAAATCCGTAAATGCAATCTGTTTATCCAGAAAGTGACCGAAAATGCGGCGAACTTCTCGGAGGCCTACCGTAAAAAGCGTATCGACGAAGTCAGATTTTTGCGCGCTTACTATTACAGCGAAATGTTCATGCACCTGGGCGGGCTGCCGATCATCACCGAAGTGCTCGATCGCAACACGATGGGCGAGGAGGAGCTATACCGCCCGCGCGCGACATTTGAAGAGACATTTGACTTCATTACCAAAGAATTGGGTGAAATCGTAGCCAACAAGGCGCTGCCCGTTAAATACAACAATGGCGATGCCGACGCCGGTCGGGCTACGTTGGGTGCGGCGCTGGCGCTGAAAGGCTGGCTGGAACTGTACGTGGCAAGCCCGGCATTCAACGCGGCAACTCCTGCCGCCGGTCCCGACCCGAACAAGCTGGTGGGCTTCGGCAACTACGACCCCAAACGCTGGGCTACGGCCGCCGCCACAAACAAGCAGTTTATCGACACCTATGGCGGCACCTATGCGCTGTTTCCGGACATCAATGCATTCTGGTGGGAGAAAAACGAGTACAATTCGGAGGTTATCTGGGACCGGCAGGTGGTAGCTGTGATCATGGGCTCGAACTACGAGCAATATGGCGGGCCGGTGTGGATCGATGGCGTGTATTATACCTGGGGGAACTACTGCCCGACACAGGAGCTGGTCGACCAGTTTGCGATGGCGAACGGCAAGGTAATCACCGATCCGACCTCGGGTTACGATCCGCAAAACCCGTATGTTAACCGGGAGAAGCGCTTCTATGACTTCATCGTTTACGACGGCGCCCCTTACAAACAGGACTGGATGGCCAAAACCGACACAATTTATACCCGCATCGATAAAGTAAGACCTTCGAAAAACCAGATCGATTTCGGTACGGACGATGTCGGTAATACGGGTTATTATTTCAAAAAGAAGATCAACCCGTTGAAGCCGCGCGGGGGCGCCGCCAGTGGGCAAAACTATGTGTATTACCGCTATGCGGAAGTTTTGCTAAACTACGCCGAGGCGCAGAACGAAGCGGCGGGTCCCGATGCATCGGTGTATTCGGCTGTCAACGCGATCCGCAAACGCTCCAATCTGCCTGAACTTCCGGCCGGCCTGACGAAAGAAACCATGCGCCAGGCGATCCGCCGCGAGCGACGGGTAGAGCTTTGTTTCGAAGCAAAGCGGTTTTACGACATTATCCGCTGGGTAATCGCCGAAGACGTGATGAACAAGGATTTTCACGGTATGAAAATCACCAACACCTCGCCGGACGATAATAAAGGTAAATGGGTGTACGAGGTCATCGGACTGAACCACCCGCACGTATTTCACAAAAAGATGTACATGAACCCCGTACCGCAACCGGTTGTGGATCAGAATAAAAAGATCATTCAAAATCCCGGTTATTAA
- the rsgA gene encoding ribosome small subunit-dependent GTPase A, with protein MISLTSYGWNTHFEQHFHTYQTQGLEAARVAAIEGFRHKLLTASGHVDATLSGALMNSAENRDLPKVGDWVAFKAYDNEGIVIAVLPRINELSRKMPGRSTEKQVIAVNIDTAFIVQGLDRDFNPMRLQRYIVQIMQCGITPVVLLNKQDLVADPESYRRQVMALGYDCPVLLLSATGREGLEKWVAEHLLHEKTYVLIGSSGVGKSTLVNALLGYRLQEEGTVSSLNHKGKHTTVSRNLVMLPSGAMLIDSPGMREFGVTLDADEQGMHYHPLLTALADECRFHDCTHRHEPGCAVTAAVQTGDLPREVYDSYLKISKEQAHYQGDSVEKRRVERQFGKIAKQVARYRKQRKY; from the coding sequence ATGATATCTTTGACTTCATACGGGTGGAATACCCATTTCGAACAACATTTCCATACTTACCAAACACAAGGCCTCGAAGCGGCGCGCGTTGCTGCCATTGAAGGATTCAGACATAAACTGTTGACGGCCAGCGGGCATGTCGATGCGACGCTTTCGGGGGCACTAATGAATAGCGCCGAGAACCGGGACCTGCCCAAAGTAGGCGACTGGGTGGCATTCAAAGCCTATGACAATGAAGGTATCGTCATTGCCGTGTTGCCGCGAATCAACGAGCTCAGCCGCAAAATGCCCGGCCGTAGCACAGAAAAACAGGTAATTGCCGTCAATATCGATACCGCATTCATCGTGCAGGGCCTCGACCGTGACTTTAATCCCATGCGCTTGCAGCGCTACATCGTGCAGATCATGCAATGCGGCATCACGCCCGTCGTGCTCCTGAATAAGCAGGACCTCGTGGCCGACCCGGAAAGTTACCGGCGGCAAGTGATGGCGTTGGGATACGATTGCCCGGTGCTGCTGCTGAGCGCCACGGGTCGTGAAGGACTCGAAAAATGGGTAGCAGAACACCTGTTGCACGAGAAAACGTATGTCCTCATCGGCTCCTCAGGTGTGGGTAAAAGCACGCTCGTGAATGCATTGCTGGGTTACCGGTTGCAGGAAGAAGGCACGGTGAGCAGTTTAAATCATAAAGGAAAGCATACGACGGTATCGCGGAACCTGGTAATGCTGCCCTCCGGCGCAATGCTCATCGACTCGCCGGGGATGCGGGAGTTTGGGGTAACGCTCGACGCGGACGAGCAGGGAATGCATTACCACCCCTTGCTGACAGCGCTGGCCGACGAATGCCGGTTCCACGATTGCACGCACCGGCACGAACCCGGGTGTGCCGTGACAGCCGCAGTGCAGACCGGCGATCTCCCGCGCGAGGTTTATGACAGTTATCTCAAAATCAGCAAGGAGCAGGCGCATTACCAGGGTGATTCGGTGGAAAAGAGGCGCGTTGAACGGCAATTCGGGAAGATAGCCAAACAGGTGGCCCGGTACCGGAAACAGCGTAAATACTAA
- a CDS encoding DUF4349 domain-containing protein — protein METRTAIEATEAQFRQLNGDIKYSTLHIVFFKPIDTSNPFLTEPADAFKGGVGNLRAFAVVLVAVWPFGLLVIGVAVALRRWKKKRKGGRNRKRLSYLKIEFLNATNWDVALSPDDRTQFLEL, from the coding sequence GTGGAAACCCGAACGGCCATCGAGGCGACAGAGGCACAGTTTCGGCAGCTGAACGGCGACATCAAATATTCAACGCTGCATATTGTCTTCTTCAAACCCATTGACACATCCAACCCATTTCTCACCGAACCCGCCGATGCATTCAAAGGTGGAGTAGGGAATCTGCGTGCATTTGCGGTGGTGCTGGTGGCGGTTTGGCCGTTCGGGTTGCTCGTTATCGGAGTGGCGGTGGCGCTTCGTCGGTGGAAAAAGAAAAGAAAAGGCGGGCGGAACAGGAAGCGGTTGAGTTATCTTAAGATCGAATTTCTGAATGCAACCAATTGGGACGTTGCACTGTCTCCCGATGACAGGACTCAATTTCTTGAACTATGA
- a CDS encoding TonB-dependent receptor, producing the protein MRQKILLGCAFLFVSMGPLLAQVRQLTGKVTDEAAKDLPGVSIVIKGTQRGTVTDASGDYTLALPDGEAVTLTFSFVGYQSQDVVPGAQTQLNVTLKQSDNALSEVVVVGYGTQRKKDLTGAISSIGARDVGGRQTLQVSDALQGSVAGVSVTRSSGAPGSGSSILIRGITTIGTNSPLVIVDGVPVASIDNVNPGDVENITVLKDAASAAIYGSRGAAGVILVTTKRAKSGQGSLEYTYEYGVQRATATPEYVGVQDYMRYFNEQAVNDGASAGPFSDQYIASYLDSNRVNPDRFPNTDWQKAILTRKSAPRQRHDVVFTMGTGKIRTKASLGYASSGAFYDNRSYDRYLFRVNNDLQVNDKISVNLDVFYKRTTNKGNANELPNSTYNPIYEARVMPPIYDDVYENGKLAVGKDGRNPLAQLREGGFSKALYNQLGGRMQFNYKPVNGLTLSALVAPVFDFDKTKYFSKQIRFRNPDGTVGTVVNQARTVLNEGRSEGVTINGQLLANYVKEFNSVHSIDILAGFEENYRSLESLGASRSGFALTGFPYLNSGSTELRDNSGSANESGLHSFFGRLQYNFKSRYFIQGNLRSDLSSRFAARYRRALYPSVSAGWTISEEQFLKTSPWLSFLKLRGSWGEAGNERLLDKDGNPAYYPYMATIDFSTALFYQNGGVVPLTGGAQQVYAVENISWETSRTADIGVDASFLNDRLTLAADYYKKTTTNILLPLDIPLYLGYDKPNQNAGTLHVKGWELELGWRDRISKLSYSVSANLSDAKSTVGDLKGTEFRGDQIVRNGSQYNEWFGYISNGLFQTVDEIKGAPVLNVTTKPGDVRYVDVNKDGKITTDDKVLLGGALPRYLYGGNLRADYEGFDAGLTFQGVAKKLSRLSPEVTQPFAEAFGNMPAEMVGKFWSNNNTPQQNLKAAYPRLSRTSSGANYALSDYWLMSGAYFRLKNITLGYTLTQDQLKKTGVQSLRFYLSANDVFSLSKFPKYLDPESGSYSYPIVATFMAGATIRF; encoded by the coding sequence ATGCGACAAAAAATTCTACTTGGCTGCGCTTTCCTGTTTGTCTCCATGGGACCGCTGCTGGCGCAAGTACGGCAGCTAACAGGCAAGGTGACCGACGAGGCCGCAAAAGACCTGCCCGGCGTGAGCATCGTCATCAAGGGTACCCAGCGCGGTACAGTTACGGACGCCAGCGGCGACTATACGCTTGCATTGCCCGATGGCGAGGCCGTTACCCTCACATTCTCGTTTGTAGGTTACCAAAGCCAGGACGTTGTTCCCGGTGCGCAAACCCAACTGAACGTCACCCTCAAACAAAGCGACAATGCGCTTTCCGAAGTGGTGGTGGTAGGCTACGGCACCCAAAGAAAGAAAGACCTTACCGGCGCGATCTCGTCGATAGGCGCGCGTGACGTTGGCGGACGGCAGACGCTGCAGGTATCCGACGCTCTGCAGGGCAGCGTGGCGGGCGTCTCGGTAACCCGTAGCAGCGGGGCCCCGGGCTCGGGGTCGAGCATTCTCATCCGCGGCATTACCACCATCGGCACCAATAGCCCGCTCGTAATTGTCGACGGCGTGCCGGTGGCGAGTATCGATAATGTGAACCCCGGCGACGTCGAAAACATCACGGTGCTGAAAGATGCGGCCTCTGCGGCGATTTACGGCTCACGGGGAGCGGCGGGCGTCATACTCGTCACCACCAAACGCGCTAAAAGCGGGCAGGGAAGCCTCGAATACACCTATGAATATGGTGTGCAGCGTGCCACCGCCACACCCGAATATGTAGGCGTACAGGACTATATGCGGTATTTCAACGAGCAGGCCGTCAACGACGGCGCCAGCGCCGGGCCCTTTTCAGATCAATACATCGCGTCCTACCTCGATAGCAACCGTGTGAATCCCGACCGCTTCCCGAATACCGATTGGCAGAAAGCCATTCTGACGCGCAAAAGCGCACCGCGGCAGCGCCACGACGTCGTGTTTACGATGGGTACCGGAAAAATCAGGACGAAGGCATCGCTGGGATACGCTAGCTCGGGTGCGTTCTATGATAACCGTTCTTACGACCGCTACCTTTTCCGCGTCAATAACGATTTGCAGGTCAATGACAAAATCAGCGTTAATCTCGACGTTTTTTATAAGAGAACTACCAATAAAGGCAATGCCAACGAACTGCCCAATAGTACTTACAACCCCATTTATGAGGCGCGCGTGATGCCGCCGATTTATGACGACGTATACGAAAACGGTAAACTCGCAGTAGGGAAGGACGGCCGTAACCCGCTTGCGCAACTTCGCGAAGGAGGCTTTTCGAAGGCATTGTACAACCAGCTAGGCGGGCGGATGCAGTTCAACTACAAGCCGGTGAATGGTCTTACGCTTTCCGCGTTGGTGGCGCCGGTATTCGATTTCGACAAGACTAAATATTTCTCGAAACAAATCCGTTTCAGGAATCCGGACGGTACAGTGGGTACGGTTGTAAACCAGGCCCGCACCGTTTTGAACGAGGGGCGGTCGGAAGGCGTGACGATTAATGGCCAGTTGTTGGCTAATTATGTGAAGGAATTCAATTCGGTGCATTCGATCGATATCCTGGCGGGTTTTGAGGAAAATTATCGTTCGCTCGAATCGCTCGGGGCGTCCCGCAGCGGGTTTGCGCTGACAGGCTTTCCTTACCTCAACTCGGGCTCCACCGAACTGCGCGACAATAGCGGCAGCGCCAATGAATCGGGCCTGCATTCGTTTTTCGGGCGGTTGCAATATAATTTCAAAAGCAGGTATTTCATTCAGGGGAACCTGCGTTCCGATTTGTCGTCGCGGTTCGCGGCCCGCTACCGAAGGGCCCTCTATCCCTCCGTTTCAGCCGGGTGGACTATTTCGGAGGAGCAGTTTCTCAAAACCAGCCCATGGCTGTCGTTCCTGAAACTCCGCGGCTCATGGGGCGAGGCAGGGAACGAGCGCCTGCTCGACAAGGATGGCAATCCGGCTTATTATCCCTACATGGCCACGATCGACTTCTCTACGGCGTTGTTTTACCAGAATGGCGGTGTGGTACCGCTCACAGGCGGCGCGCAGCAGGTGTACGCGGTTGAAAACATCAGCTGGGAGACCAGCCGGACGGCCGATATCGGAGTCGATGCCTCGTTCCTGAACGACCGCCTTACATTGGCGGCGGACTATTACAAAAAGACCACCACTAACATCCTTCTTCCACTTGATATCCCGCTTTACCTGGGCTACGACAAACCTAACCAGAATGCCGGGACACTTCACGTAAAGGGCTGGGAGCTCGAACTCGGCTGGCGCGACCGCATCAGCAAGCTGAGTTATTCCGTTTCCGCCAATCTTTCCGATGCCAAATCCACTGTCGGGGATTTGAAAGGTACCGAATTCCGCGGCGACCAGATTGTCCGCAACGGGAGCCAGTACAACGAATGGTTCGGATATATTTCAAACGGGTTATTTCAAACAGTGGACGAAATCAAGGGAGCACCGGTGCTGAATGTCACTACAAAGCCCGGAGATGTCCGGTACGTGGATGTGAATAAGGATGGCAAAATCACGACCGACGACAAGGTGCTTTTGGGCGGCGCATTGCCGCGGTACCTGTATGGCGGCAACCTGCGCGCCGATTACGAGGGCTTCGATGCCGGCCTGACATTCCAGGGCGTGGCAAAAAAGCTGTCGCGCCTGAGCCCGGAAGTAACGCAGCCTTTTGCCGAGGCATTCGGCAATATGCCTGCGGAAATGGTCGGGAAGTTCTGGAGTAATAATAATACGCCTCAGCAAAACCTGAAAGCGGCCTACCCAAGGCTGTCGCGGACTTCCAGCGGCGCCAATTATGCGCTTTCCGATTACTGGCTGATGAGCGGCGCTTATTTCCGCCTCAAAAACATCACCCTGGGATATACCCTGACACAGGATCAACTGAAAAAGACGGGCGTGCAGTCGCTGCGGTTTTACCTGTCGGCCAACGACGTTTTCTCGCTCAGCAAATTCCCCAAATACCTCGACCCGGAATCCGGCAGTTACTCGTACCCGATCGTGGCTACATTCATGGCCGGCGCTACCATCCGGTTTTAG
- a CDS encoding RagB/SusD family nutrient uptake outer membrane protein — MKKTLFVILLAGATGCHTLDLNPLSEASTGTFYSNQTELELAVNDLYRLAFWGNDNELFSDNEWHRGQLTNAVIGGTMNADDAGVQTFWLNSYKAIARVNSFLANKNRAAANTPAAVMLRLEAEMRLIRAYQYSRLITHFGDVPLLTEPVALEESYGIARKNQGEILQFVFDELDFAAANLPVSYGASETRRLTRGAALAIKGRTALYAGKWEIARDASAAIMESGTYALHSSYSQLFLKAGETSKEIIVSVPRDEKQQVFNGAAYVQDNISRNAGGYGAQLPTRELMDAYECTDGRPIDESALYDPKNPFKNRDPRLRATIVEFNTQWLGYNYMPHPDSLTVFSSKENRRVPNKDTRAVAAFASFTGLLWKKGIDQTWPDRLVEDNDAIIIRYAEVLLTYAEAKIALGEIDESVLNAVNQVRARAYGVDAGRTADYPAITTTDAAALRKIIRRERRVEFPREGLRYMDLIRWRLAEKALSTPVIGLPDPAAQNRAKWPFPGVTPLDNDGIADYSGFGADVKELSQRSFDKSRQYLWPIPAVERRVNPNITQNTGY, encoded by the coding sequence ATGAAAAAGACCCTGTTTGTCATACTCCTCGCCGGTGCGACGGGCTGCCACACCCTCGACCTGAATCCGCTTTCGGAGGCATCTACCGGCACATTTTATTCCAACCAGACCGAGCTCGAGCTGGCCGTCAACGACTTGTACCGCCTTGCTTTCTGGGGCAACGATAACGAGTTGTTCAGTGATAACGAATGGCATCGCGGGCAACTGACCAACGCCGTCATCGGAGGGACCATGAATGCCGACGACGCCGGCGTGCAGACCTTCTGGCTTAATTCTTACAAAGCCATCGCCCGGGTCAACTCCTTTCTGGCGAATAAAAACCGCGCCGCCGCGAATACGCCGGCAGCCGTAATGCTCAGGCTCGAAGCGGAAATGCGGCTGATCAGGGCATACCAGTACTCCCGGCTGATCACGCATTTCGGCGATGTTCCACTACTCACCGAGCCGGTCGCATTGGAAGAATCCTACGGAATAGCGCGGAAGAACCAGGGTGAAATCCTGCAATTTGTGTTCGATGAGCTCGATTTCGCTGCGGCTAACCTGCCGGTTTCCTATGGCGCCTCCGAAACAAGAAGGCTGACGAGAGGTGCCGCACTGGCGATCAAGGGGCGCACCGCATTGTACGCCGGCAAGTGGGAAATCGCACGCGATGCCTCCGCGGCCATCATGGAATCGGGTACCTATGCGTTGCATTCCAGCTATTCCCAGCTGTTTCTGAAAGCCGGTGAAACAAGCAAAGAGATCATCGTCAGCGTGCCGCGCGATGAAAAACAGCAGGTATTCAATGGGGCTGCCTATGTGCAGGACAATATCTCGCGCAATGCGGGCGGATATGGCGCGCAGCTGCCTACACGCGAGCTGATGGACGCCTACGAATGCACGGATGGCAGGCCGATCGACGAGTCGGCGTTGTATGACCCCAAAAATCCGTTCAAAAACCGGGACCCGCGGCTGAGGGCCACGATCGTCGAGTTCAATACGCAATGGCTGGGCTACAATTATATGCCTCATCCCGATTCCCTAACAGTGTTCAGCTCGAAGGAAAACCGCCGCGTCCCCAACAAAGACACACGCGCAGTGGCCGCATTTGCCAGTTTTACCGGCCTGCTGTGGAAAAAAGGAATCGACCAGACCTGGCCCGACCGGCTGGTAGAAGACAACGATGCCATTATCATCCGCTACGCAGAAGTGCTTTTAACGTACGCGGAAGCCAAAATAGCGCTGGGAGAAATCGATGAAAGCGTTTTGAACGCCGTTAACCAGGTAAGGGCGAGGGCATACGGCGTCGATGCCGGGAGGACGGCCGACTATCCTGCCATTACTACCACCGATGCGGCAGCGTTGCGCAAAATCATCCGCCGGGAGCGCCGGGTCGAGTTCCCCCGCGAAGGGCTGCGGTATATGGACCTCATCCGCTGGCGGCTGGCCGAAAAGGCATTGTCGACGCCGGTGATCGGTTTGCCGGACCCCGCGGCTCAGAACCGGGCGAAGTGGCCTTTCCCGGGAGTCACCCCGCTGGACAACGACGGCATAGCCGATTACTCCGGCTTCGGTGCCGATGTGAAAGAGCTGTCGCAGCGTAGTTTCGACAAATCCCGGCAATACCTGTGGCCGATCCCGGCCGTGGAGCGGCGCGTGAACCCGAACATTACGCAAAATACCGGCTATTAA
- a CDS encoding Crp/Fnr family transcriptional regulator — MEMNARQILKDHVTKSVELTEAQFDAFYACFKPASFRKGQALIREGDVVTQEYFVLSGCLKTYFLNDELKMTILQFAMPTWWASDYDALYNHHRASVNVDCVAHAEVLSISSDDRERMCREIAGIGHFFRWRTNRGYAAAQRRLLSLMTNDARKRYEELLAQYPALFQLVPKHLIASYLGVSRETLSRLYHASSQAKNVT; from the coding sequence ATGGAAATGAACGCCCGGCAAATCCTGAAAGATCATGTTACCAAAAGCGTCGAACTGACCGAAGCGCAGTTCGACGCTTTTTATGCTTGCTTTAAACCCGCGTCGTTTCGGAAAGGACAGGCCCTTATCCGCGAAGGAGATGTGGTGACGCAGGAATATTTCGTGCTCAGCGGTTGTCTTAAAACCTATTTCCTGAACGACGAACTGAAAATGACGATCCTGCAATTTGCCATGCCGACCTGGTGGGCCTCGGATTACGACGCGCTGTATAACCATCACAGGGCGTCCGTCAATGTGGATTGCGTGGCCCACGCGGAGGTCCTGTCGATTTCGTCCGACGACAGGGAAAGAATGTGCCGTGAAATCGCAGGTATCGGGCATTTTTTCCGCTGGCGGACCAACAGGGGTTACGCCGCCGCACAGAGACGGTTGCTTTCGCTGATGACGAACGATGCCCGGAAACGTTATGAAGAACTTCTGGCGCAATACCCCGCACTTTTCCAGCTCGTGCCGAAACATCTGATCGCCTCTTACCTGGGCGTGTCACGCGAGACGCTAAGCAGGTTGTACCACGCATCGAGCCAGGCTAAAAATGTGACATAG
- a CDS encoding nitronate monooxygenase, with translation MWNQTKVSRTLGIEFPILQGPFGGNLSSVRLVSTVSNLGGMGGYGAYMLTPDEIVALDKELKQATNKPYNINLWVSDSDFPSGEIPDEVFEKAAALVKPFFDEVGVPLPAKPKAYPSRFGNQVEALLAAKPPVFSFIFGVPSQTVLDDFRKKDIKLIGNATTLDEAIALENAGVDVIIASGFEAGGHRPSFLESAEASLTGTFVLVQQIREKVKTPRGGCRRHCRCPWRGGRIDARGRRRADRNGVSGHRRVGCERIPP, from the coding sequence ATGTGGAACCAAACCAAAGTTTCCCGCACGCTGGGAATCGAATTTCCGATATTGCAAGGCCCTTTCGGGGGTAACCTGTCGTCTGTCAGACTTGTTTCGACGGTCTCCAATCTCGGGGGCATGGGCGGCTATGGCGCATACATGCTCACGCCCGACGAAATCGTTGCATTGGACAAAGAGCTCAAACAGGCGACGAATAAGCCTTATAACATCAACCTCTGGGTTTCGGACAGCGATTTTCCTTCCGGCGAAATTCCCGATGAGGTATTTGAAAAAGCGGCCGCACTGGTCAAGCCGTTTTTCGATGAGGTAGGAGTGCCGCTTCCCGCGAAGCCAAAAGCTTACCCGTCGCGCTTCGGGAATCAGGTAGAGGCATTGCTCGCTGCGAAGCCGCCGGTTTTCAGCTTTATTTTCGGTGTGCCTTCGCAAACGGTCCTTGACGATTTCCGGAAAAAGGACATTAAACTGATCGGTAATGCCACCACCCTCGACGAGGCGATCGCGCTCGAAAATGCGGGTGTCGACGTCATTATCGCCTCGGGATTCGAAGCGGGCGGGCACCGTCCGTCATTCCTGGAATCGGCGGAGGCGTCGTTGACGGGCACTTTTGTGCTGGTGCAGCAAATCCGTGAAAAAGTGAAAACCCCCCGTGGTGGCTGCCGGCGGCATTGCCGATGCCCGTGGCGTGGCGGCCGCATTGACGCTCGGGGCCGAAGGCGTGCAGATAGGAACGGCGTTTCTGGCCACCGAAGAGTCGGGTGCGAGCGAATACCACCGTAA
- a CDS encoding nitronate monooxygenase, which yields MAAALTLGAEGVQIGTAFLATEESGASEYHRNLLHSDAARYTTLTKVSTGRLGRGIRSRYTETLAGRNDQLLPFPLQNQFVVPLRKAAADKQQYDLIMFWGGQIAPVLKHTSAKKLFESIVGEVQGFLK from the coding sequence GTGGCGGCCGCATTGACGCTCGGGGCCGAAGGCGTGCAGATAGGAACGGCGTTTCTGGCCACCGAAGAGTCGGGTGCGAGCGAATACCACCGTAACCTGCTCCACTCGGACGCGGCACGTTACACGACGCTTACCAAGGTATCGACAGGCCGTTTAGGCCGCGGTATCCGCAGCCGTTATACCGAAACCCTGGCCGGCCGCAACGATCAGCTGCTTCCTTTTCCTTTGCAAAATCAGTTTGTCGTACCGCTCCGCAAAGCCGCGGCCGACAAGCAGCAATACGACCTCATTATGTTCTGGGGCGGCCAGATCGCGCCGGTATTGAAGCATACCAGCGCGAAAAAGCTGTTTGAATCGATTGTCGGGGAAGTGCAGGGTTTCCTGAAATAG
- a CDS encoding HD domain-containing protein — protein MSVNALHTIAGIRIPDSRLANDATDLLLEHGTEFIYNHSLRVFLFASLNGRREKRNYDPELLYISAVFHDLGLVPHYSSPDKRFEVDGANAARDFLKSNGLPDKSLQLVWDAIALHTTIGVAEYKEPEVALLYSGVGLDVMGEGYEHLSAADREAIVAAFPRNDFKNRIIPTFFSGFAHKTDTTFGNIKADVCAYMIPNFERKNFCDCILHSPWNE, from the coding sequence ATGTCTGTCAACGCATTGCATACCATCGCGGGTATCCGTATACCCGATAGCCGGCTGGCCAACGACGCCACGGACCTGCTGCTCGAACATGGCACGGAATTCATTTACAACCACTCTTTACGCGTTTTCCTGTTCGCCTCGCTGAATGGCCGGCGCGAGAAACGGAACTACGACCCGGAACTGCTCTATATCAGCGCGGTATTCCACGACCTCGGCCTGGTGCCGCATTACAGCAGCCCCGACAAACGTTTCGAGGTGGACGGGGCCAATGCCGCCCGCGATTTCCTGAAAAGTAACGGCCTGCCCGACAAATCGCTGCAACTTGTGTGGGACGCCATCGCATTGCACACGACGATCGGCGTGGCCGAATACAAGGAGCCGGAAGTCGCATTGCTCTATTCGGGTGTGGGGCTCGATGTAATGGGTGAAGGCTACGAACACCTGTCGGCCGCCGACCGTGAGGCCATCGTTGCCGCATTTCCGCGTAACGATTTTAAAAACAGGATCATACCTACTTTCTTCTCAGGGTTCGCGCATAAAACGGATACCACTTTCGGCAATATCAAGGCCGATGTGTGCGCCTACATGATTCCTAATTTCGAACGCAAGAACTTCTGCGATTGCATTTTGCATTCGCCGTGGAATGAATAG